In Desulfopila inferna, the following are encoded in one genomic region:
- a CDS encoding enoyl-CoA hydratase-related protein yields MEYEYIRLEKKGAAAIVTIDRPEALNALNLDTLLELDHCFIDLGEDEEVAVVILTGAGEKSFVAGADISHMQDLSVIEANRFARFGHKVLKTIEELPQPVIAAVNGFALGGGCEIAISCDIRYAAENAKFGQPEVNLGVIPGFGGTQRLPRLIGKGRANELLFSGDIIDAAEACRIGLVNRVFPQQELLEKCLGLAGRIASRGPLAVRLCKEAVNNGMEMDLARACRYEADLFGLCFASDEQGEGMLAFLEKRVPEFKKK; encoded by the coding sequence ATGGAATATGAATACATAAGGTTGGAAAAAAAAGGCGCTGCCGCCATCGTCACCATTGACCGGCCCGAAGCCCTGAATGCCCTGAATCTGGATACCTTGCTGGAGCTTGATCATTGCTTCATCGATCTTGGCGAAGACGAGGAGGTTGCCGTCGTTATCCTGACCGGAGCCGGCGAAAAATCGTTTGTCGCCGGCGCGGATATTTCCCACATGCAGGATCTCAGCGTCATCGAGGCCAACCGTTTTGCACGATTCGGCCACAAGGTGCTGAAAACCATCGAGGAACTGCCCCAACCTGTTATTGCGGCGGTCAATGGCTTTGCCTTGGGGGGCGGCTGCGAGATCGCCATCTCCTGCGACATCCGCTATGCCGCCGAGAATGCCAAATTCGGCCAGCCGGAGGTCAATCTCGGTGTCATCCCCGGCTTCGGCGGCACCCAGAGGTTGCCGCGTCTTATAGGCAAGGGGAGGGCCAACGAGCTGCTTTTCAGTGGTGATATAATCGATGCTGCGGAAGCATGTCGCATTGGCCTGGTGAATAGGGTTTTCCCGCAGCAGGAACTGCTGGAGAAATGTCTCGGTCTTGCCGGCAGGATCGCTTCCCGGGGGCCGCTCGCGGTCAGGCTGTGCAAGGAGGCGGTGAACAACGGCATGGAGATGGATCTGGCACGGGCCTGCCGCTACGAGGCCGATCTTTTCGGTCTCTGTTTTGCCAGTGATGAGCAGGGCGAAGGGATGCTGGCATTTCTGGAAAAACGTGTTCCGGAGTTCAAGAAAAAATAA